The DNA window GGCGGCCGATGAACGCGCGCCTGTCCGCCTGCCGTCTGGCCCTGGGCCTGGCCCTGATCTGCGCCGGCGGCCTGGCCGCCGCGGCCCCGGCCGAGGACCCCGAGCTGGCCCGTCTCGGCCAGCGCCTGAGCGCGATCGAGGCCCGCCCCGACGCCGCCCAGTTCGGCGCCTACGAGCGCCTGCGCGCCCGCCAGGCCATCGACGCGGCGCGCGAGGCGCGCAGCCGCGACCGCGCCTGGGCTGTGCGGATCGCCGATCGCCGGGTCGAGACCGCGGAAATCGTGTCCCGCACCCAATTGGCCCAGCGCGAGATCGACCGCCTCGACCGCGAGCGCAGCGAATTGCTGGTCGAGGCCAGCCGCCGCGACGCCGAGCGCGCCCGCGCCGAGGCCGAACGCCTGCGGGTGCAGGCGCAGATCCAGGCCGAGGAGGCCGAGCGCCTGCGCCAGGCCGCCGATCAGGAGGCCCTGGCCCGGCAGGAGGCCGAGGGCCTGCTCGACAACGTCGCCAGCCAGCAGGCGGCCAAACTCAAGGCCGCGCGCGAACGCGACGCCGAGTTGGCACGGCAGGAGGCCGAACTGCTCGGTCAATCGCCGGCGGCCCCCAAGCCCAAGCCGAAAAAGAAGAAGTAAGCCCGCCGCCGTCCGGCGGGCGGCGGGGCGGCTCCCGACGAACGGCCGCGCCTGCCGTTGCGGGCAGGCGTCGCCTGCGGCGAGTCGCGCCTGGGGCCCTTGGCGGGGCAGAAATGCTAGTTAAAACAATGGTCTGGGCGGGCGATGGCGGTCGATCCCGGCGAATCTGGCTGGACCCTGAAAACGGTTGCAGCCGGCCTTGCCGGATGTCGGGGACAGGAGTAGGGTCAAACGACCAAGCGATTCCGCAGTCGCTTGGCGAGAGCCAGGCCGATGACCGATACGCCCCTGACGCAGGATCCCGCCGCCGCACACCCGCATGCGGCCGGGCGGCGTGAAGCCGGCGCCGTGTCCCGCCTGACCCACCTCACGCTCCCCCGCGACGCCCTGGTCTCACGGCCGGGGCGTTTGCATTAGTGCTGAAGGAGGCTTTCATGTTCGAAGAACGACCGCAGCCCGAAATCGACGCGCTCATCAAGAGCAATCCGGAGTTCAAGCAGCTCTACCAGCGCCACAAGGACCTCGACAAGAAGGTCATGGACGCCGAGCTCGGCGTGTTGCCGATCGACGACACCACCCTGGGGCAGATGAAGCGCGAGAAGCTGGCTGCGAAGGACCGCCTGGTGCAGCTTTACGAGCAGCAGCACCACTGAAGGATGCTGCGGCGCCGGCGCGAGGCCGGTGCCGCGACGGCGGGGACGGCGATGTCCCGGCCAGGATCGAAGCGGACCCCGACCCGCCCGCGGTCGCGGTCCCCGGCTTAGCGCGGGCGGCGGCGGTCATCCTCGTCGACCGCCGCCGCCCGCGGCTACCACGCCCGCGCCTTGGCGCTCATCGTCCGGATTCGTACCGGAACCGGCGAGCCCGTCGCGACCGCGGCGCCGGCACGCTGCGTTCTCCGCGGCCGGCGGGCGCAGCCCGCGGAGGCCCCGCTAGAATGGCCGGGAACCGCCGCATGGAGCGGCTGCAGGATCCGCATGGCCATTCACTCTTCCGTACTCGAACTCATCGGCAATACTCCGATCGTCAAGGCGCAGCGCCTGGATACCGGCGTCTGCGAGCTTTACTTCAAGCTCGAATCGCAGAACCCCGGCGGGTCGATCAAGGACCGGATCGGTCTGTCGATGATCGAAGCCGCCGAGAAGGCCGGCAAGATCAAGCCCGGCGACACCCTGGTCGAGGGCACCGCCGGCAACACCGGCATCGGCCTGGCCCTGGTCGCCCAACAGAAGGGCTACAAGCTGCTGCTGGTGGTGCCGGACAAGATGAGCCGGGAGAAGATCTTCAACCTCAAGGCGATGGGCGCGCAGGTCGTGCTGACCCGGTCCGACGTCGCCAAGGGCCACCCGGATTACTACCAGGACATGGCCGAGCGGATCGCCCGCGAGACCCCGGGCGCGTATTTCATCAATCAGTTCGGCAACCCCGACAACCCGGCCGCGCACGAGTTCGGCACCGGCCCGGAAATCCTCGCCCAGATGGACGGCAAGCTCGATGCGATCGTGTTCGGTTGCGGCAGCTCCGGCACCATGACCGGCCTGTCGCGCGCGTTCGCCAAGCTGTCGCCGTCGACCGAGCTGGTCCTGGCCGACCCGGTCGGTTCGATCCTGGAGGAATACATCAACCGCGGCACGCTGTCGGACAAGTCGGCGAGCTGGATGGTCGAGGGCATCGGCGAGGACTTCCTGCCGCCGATCTCGGACTTCACCCGGGTCAAGCGGGCCTATGCGATCTCCGACAAGGAAAGCTTCCTGACCGCGCGCGAACTGCTGGAGAAGGAGGGCATCCTCGGCGGCTCCTCGACCGGCACCCTGCTGGCCGCGGCGCTGAAGTACTGCCGCGAGCAGACCGAGCCCAAGAAGGTGCTGGTGTTCGTCTGCGACACCGGCAACAAGTACCTGTCGAAGATGTACAACGACTACTGGATGCTCGACAACGGCTTCATCGAGCGTCCGCGCCACGGCGACCTGCGCGATCTGATCCTGCGCCCGTACTCGCAGCGCGACACGGTCGTGGTCGGTCCCGGCGACCTGCTGGTGACGGCGTACCAGCGCATGAAGCTCTACGACGTATCGCAGTTGCCGGTGATGGACGGCGAGCACATCATCGGCATCGTCGACGAGAGCGACGTGCTGCTGCACGTCTACGGCGACGAGTCGCGCTTCCGCGACCCGGTGTCGACCGCGATGGTCAGCAAGCTCGACAAGATCCCGGTCGGCGAGCCGATCGAGTCGTTGCTGCCGGTGTTCGACCGCGGCCATGTCGCCATCGTCATGGACGGCGAACGCTTCCTCGGCCTGATCACCCGCATCGACTTGCTGAACTTCCTGCGCCGCCGGGTGCAGTGACCGGCCGGCGGGCGGGCGCGCCGCGACGGCGCGCCCGCGTTCAGGACGACCGGGCCGGGCGGCACGCCTTCCACCCGTTCAGTTCGCGACCGGGCGCACAGACTCGGTCGCGCCGGCCGCCACGGCCCGCCTGCACCCCGGCTGAAGTCCCGGCCGGCGCGAAGAGCCCCTCACCGCGGCAATGTTAGAATTCGCGGTTACGCCAAATGGCGCGACATCCAGCGAATGGGACGGATTCAATGAGCCAACAGCAGGCAAAGGGCGGGGCGTCCAAGCTCGGCCTCGGCACTCTCGCGATCCATGCGGGACAGTCGCCCGACCCCAGCACCGGCGCGGTCATGCCGCCGATCTACGCGACCTCGACCTACGCCCAGCGCAGCCCCGGCGAACACCAGGGCTTCGAGTACTCGCGCAGCCACAACCCGACCCGCTTCGCCTACGAGCGCTGCGTCGCCGGCCTGGAAGGCGGTAGCCGCGGCTACGCCTTCGCCTCCGGCCTGGCCGCGACCTCGACCATCCTCGAGCTGTTCGACGCCGGCAGCCACGTGATCGCGATGGACGACGTCTACGGCGGCACCTACCGCCTGTTCGAGCGCGTCCGCCGCCGCTCCGCCGGACTGGACTTCAGCTGGGTCGACCTCAGCGACGTCGCCGCCTTCGAGGCGGCGATCCGCCCCGAAACCAAGCTGGTCTGGATCGAGACCCCGACCAACCCGTTGCTGAAGCTGGTCGACATCGCCGCGATCGCCGCGATCGCGCGCAAGCGCGGCCTGGTGGTGGTGGTCGACAACACCTTCTCCTCGCCGATCCTGCAGCGCCCGCTCGAACTGGGCGCGCACATCGTCATGCACTCGGCGACCAAGTACCTCAACGGCCATTCCGACATCGTCGGCGGCATGGCCGTGGTCGGCGACGACGCCGACCTGGCCGAGCGCCTGGGCTTCCTGCAGAACGCGGTCGGCGGTATCCAGGGCCCGTTCGACAGCTTCCTGGCCTTGCGCGGCCTGAAGACCCTGCACCTGCGGATGAAGGCGCACTGCGAGAACGCGCAGGTCCTGGCCGAGTGGCTGGAAACCCATCCCGCGGTCGAGAAGGTGATCTATCCGGGCCTGAAGTCGCATCCGCAGCACGCCCTGGCCCAGCGCCAGATGCACGGCTACGGCGGCATGATCAGCCTCTTCGTCAAGGGCGGCCTGGACGGCGCGCGGCGGATGATGGAACGCTGCGAGCTGTTCACCATCGCCGAGTCGCTCGGCGGCGTGGAAAGCCTGGTCAATCATCCGGCGGTGATGACCCACGCCTCGATCCCGCCCGATCGCCGCGCCGCCCTGGGCATCGCCGACAACCTGGTGCGCCTGAGCGTGGGCGTGGAGGATGCGGCCGACCTGAAGGCCGAGCTCGAGCGGGCGCTGAGTGCTTAAGACCATGATCGTGGTGCGCTGGAAGCTCGCGTGCAGGAGCGCGCGCCCATGACCGCTGCCGCTTTCGACTCCACCCGCGGCCTGTTGGCGCTGTGGGCCTGGGGGCGCCGGCAAGCCTGGCTACAAGGCGTGTATCGGCTTGTTCCGCAGCGCGCCCGCTACAAGGTGTCGTTCGAACTGGCGCGCCGGGCGAGCCGACGCACCCGCTTCCCGCGAACCGAGTCCTGGTCGCGGCCCATAGCGACGTCCACGCCGGCGGCGCCGGCGGCGCCGGCGATCGGCGCGGGAGCCAACATCCTGGGCTACCTGCGCGGCCAGTTCGGTTTGGCCGAAAGCGCGCGAATGTATTCACGCGCGCTGCTCGATGCGCGTTATCCCGTGGCTCTGTTCGATGTCGCCATCGATCTGCCGCACGGTCTCGACGACCGCAGTGTCGAGGCGCATATCGGCGACGCCACGCCTTACTCAACCAGCATCCTATTCGTCAATCCCGATTGTCTGCAGCCGGCTATGGATCTCATCGGCCCGGCGCGCCTGCGCGGCAAGCGGTTGATCGCCTGCTGGTTTTGGGAGTTGCAGGACATTCCGCACGATTGGTTGCCGGCGATCGAGCTGGTGGACGAAATCATGGTCGCGTCCGAGTTCGTCAAGGACGCCTTCGAGCGGGTCACCGACAAGCCGGTGTTCTGCGTCCCGTTGCCGTTGAGCCCGGTGCCCGACAGCGGCCTGCAGCGTGGCGACTTCGGCTTGCCGGAAGATTCTTTCGTTTTCCTGTGTACGTTCGACTTCAACTCCTGGGTGCATCGCAAGAATCCGTTCGCGGTGATCGAGGCTTTTCGGCGGGCGTTTCCGCAAGGTCGCGATGACGTGCAGCTGCTGGTTAAGTCCAGCAACGGCCATCGCCACCCGGACAAGTTCCTCGAGCTGCTGGCGGCAAGCGCACAGGATCCGCGCATAGTGGTGCGCGACGAAGTCATCGACCGCGCGCATGTTCACGCCCTGCAGCGTTGCGCCGACGTCTACGTATCGCTGCATCGCGCCGAAGGCTTCGGCTTGGGGCTGGCCGAGTGCATGGCAATGGGCAAGCCGGTAATCGCCACCGGGTGGTCCGGCAACGTCGACTTCATGGACCAGGCCAACAGCTGTTTGGTTGGCTATCGGCTGGTGCCGGTAGGCGACGGAGAATATCCGCATCCCGATGGAGCGCTGTGGGCCGAGGCCGATGTGGACGAGGCAGCCGCGCACATGCGGCGCCTGGCCGACGACCGCGGCTATGCGGCGGGCTTAGGCGCGCGCGCGGCGCAGTCCGTTGCGGCGAGGTTATCTCCGCAAGCAGCTGCGGCGGCGCTGATCGCGCGACTCGAAGCCGGGTCGGTCGGAGGACTGAGCTGATGCGTTCCGGTTGCATCATCGGCGCCGCACGAATCGGATCCGCATCGTGCGGTCCGCGCGTCGCCTCGGATTTGGTTGGAGACCTCAATGCGTGACCTGATTCTCGCGATATGGCGCTATCGCTTCTTCATCGCCTCATCAATCAAGAATGATCTGCGTTCGCGTTTCGTGCGCAGCAAGCTAGGCGGCTTATGGATGATCATCCATCCGCTGATGCAGGTGCTGATCTTCGCCCTGATTCTGTCGGAGGTGCTGGCGGCCAAGCTGCCTGGCATCGACAACAAGTACGCCTATGCGCTGTACCTGATGGCTGGAATGACGTGCTGGTCGTTGTTTGCCGAGACCATCTCGCGCTTCCTGAGCCTTTTCGTCGATAACGGCAACCTGATGAAGAAGATGGCGTTCCCGCGCATCTGCCTGCCGATCATCGCGGCTGGCACCACGTTGGTGAACAACGTGTTGTTGTTGCTGGCGATCTTCGCGGTTTTTGCGGTGCTGGGGCATTTCCCCGGCGCCACGGCTTTGTGGTTGCCGTTGTTGATGTTGTTGACCCTTGTGTTGGCGATGGGCTTCGGCATGGTGCTCGGCGTGCTGAACGTGTTCATGCGCGATATCGGCCAAGTGGTGCCTGTGGTGCTGCAGGCGCTGTTCTGGCTGACGCCGGTGGTGTACGTGATCAAGGCCTTGCCGGAGCACTACCATCAGTGGTTCCGGCTCAATCCGATGTATCCGTTGGTGACCAGCTACCAGAACGTGCTCGTGTTCCAGAAGCCGCCGCTGCTGGCGGATCTGGCCTGGTTGTCCGTGTGGGCGGGAGCCTTCATGTTCATCGGTTTCTGGACCTTTCGGCGCGCCAGCCCTGAAATGGTGGACGTGTTATGAATGGCGGCGCATTGCAGGTTCATCGGCTTGGCAAGGCCTATCGGCATTGGCGCAGCGAGTGGCTGCGGGTGGCCTCGTGGTTCGGCCTCTACACCGGCGTCGCGGATGAGCATTGGGTGTTGCGCGACGTTTCGTTCTCCGTCGCGCCCGGCGAGAGCGTCGGTATCGTCGGCCAGAATGGCGCCGGCAAGAGCACCTTGCTCAAGTTGGTGACCGGCACCTCGCGGCCGACCGAAGGCGCGGTGGGCGTGCAAGGCCGGGTCGCGGCGATCCTGGAGCTGGGGATGGGCTTCAACCCCGATCTTACCGGCCGCCAGAACGCATTCCATTCGGCCGGTCTGATGGGCTATTCCGAGTCCCAGATCGCCGCCGTGATGCCCGAGATCGAGCGCTTCGCGGAGATCGGCGAGTACTTCGACGAACCGGCGCGGACGTATTCCAGCGGCATGCAGATGCGCGTAGCTTTCAGCGTGGCGACCGCGATCCGGCCTGACGTGCTGATCGTCGACGAAGCGCTGTCGGTCGGCGACGCCTATTTCGTCCATAAGAGCTTCCAGCGTATTCGCGAGTTCCGCGAAGCGGGAACGACCTTGCTGATCGTTTCCCACGATGCGGTCGCGATCCAGTCGATGTGCGACCGTGCGGTACTGCTGGATGCGGGGCGTTTGGTATTGGACGGGCCGCCGCAGGAAGTCTTCGACTATTACAACGCGATGATCGCGGACAAGGAAAACGCCTCGATCCGGATCGAGGCCAGCCAGGGCCACGTGGCCACCCATTCCGGCTCGGGCGAAGCGGTGTTCGAATCGGTCGGGTTGTTCGACGCACAGGGGCAGCCGGTCGAGTTCGTCGAAGTGGGGGCGCCGCTGACGCTGCAAGCGCGAGTCCGAGCGAACGAAAAAATTCCACGCCTGATTTTCGGCTACATGCTGCGCGACCGGCTCGGCCAGCCGATTTACGGCACCAACACCGACCACACCGCTCAGCCGGTGGAAGGCTTACGCGAAGGCGACGAAATTGTTTTCCGGGTGTGCTTCCAGGCCGATCTGGGCGTCGGGTCGTATTCAATATCGGTCGCTCTGTCGAGCACCGAAACCCATTTGGTCAAGAACTACGAGTGGCGCGACATGGCCGTGCTGTTCACCGTGGCCAACGCTGCCAAGCCGAGATTCGTGGGTCTTGCTTATCTGCCGGCCTCGATCGAGGTCCAGCATAAGCATGGAGCATGAGGCCTTAGCCGCTGGAGCGTGGTTCGCGGTGAGGGCGACCCTGCGATCCGCGCCGGCATCCAATCGAGATCGAGAGAGAGTGACATGAGTGCTTCATTTATGACGTTCGATGTCGGACACGTGCTTCGCCGCGTCCGCAACGAAGTGGCCCGGCTGGGTGGCAGCCCCGAGGCGTTGGGCGGGGATTTTCTCGACGGGGGAGAGGATTCCCTGCCGCGCTGGCGCCCGGTGACGCCTCCGCTCGAGCGCAAGGCAGCGTACACTCTGGGCGAGCTTCTGGCCTATTCGGACGAGGCTTTCATCGAAAATGCCTACATGGCGATCTTGCGCCGCCGGCCCGACGAAGGCGGCGGCCGCGCCTTGACCGAAGCATTGCGCAGCGGTCAGCTGACCAAGATCGGCGCGCTTGGCGAACTGCGCTGGTCGGCCGAAGGGATGCTGTATCAAACCCACATCGACGGGCTACTGGTTCCCTACACTTTCTTCAAATGGTCGCGCAAACGGCTGATCGGCCCGGCGCTGCGATGGGCCCACGCGGTGTTGCGGCTGGGCGACATGCCCAGGCGCGCCGCGGCCGGAGAGGCGGCGCAGAGTCGCGAGACCCGCGAACTGGGCCGCCTTGTCAACACGCTTTCGCTGGCAACCGAGGCGCGCCTGGCGCGCGTCGAGTCCTGGGTGGACGCCGCCACCATCGCCGCGCGCGAGGAGGCGCGGACCGAAAAGACCTTGTTCGAGCGTTTGGCCCGGGTCGAGGCCTGGATCGATGCCCAGGCCGCCGAGAAGGCGGCGAGCGAATCGCGCGAGCAGGCCTTGGCGCCGTTGTACGTGCGCTTCGAGGAGGCGTTTCGGGGCGCGCCGGATTTGATCCGCCAGCGCGCGCTGCCGTATCTGGGAATGGTACAGGCAGCCGGCTTGGGGACGGCTGCCGCGCCGATCGTCGACGTCGGCTGCGGCAACGGCGAATGGCTGGAATTGCTGCGCGACCACGGCCTGGTCGGACGCGGCATCGATACCAACGCGACGTTCGTGCAGAGCTGCCGCGCACGCGGGCTGGATGCAATGGAAGGTGACGCCCTGGCCTTGTTGGCCTCCATGCCGGACGAGTCGGTCGGCGCCGTCACCGGCATGCACATTGCCGAACATCTGCCGTTCCCGGTCCTGGTGCAACTGGTCGACGAATGCCGGCGGGTCATCCGTCCCGGCGGAATGTTGATCCTGGAGACGCCGAACCCGGAGAATCTGCTGGTCGCATCCCACTATTTTTACTTCGACCCGACTCACCGCAATCCGTTGCCGCCGCTGGCGCTGCAGTGGCTGGCTGGGGAACGTGGCTTCGAGCATGTCACGATCGAGCGACTGACCATCGGACGGGAAATCCAGGCGCCGCCGTTGCTGCCCGAAGATGCAGCCGGCGCGGCTTCGATCAACGTCATGCTGAGCTTGCTGCACGCCGCGCCGGATTACGCGATTGTCGCGAGGCGCGGACAATGAGCGCGGCCAAGCGATTGCTCGTGACCGGCGCGACCGGGTTCGTCGGTGAGCACGTCCGCCTGGCCTGCGTCGCCGGCGGCGCGTTCTCGGGGTGGGAGTTCTGTCCCGCGCCCAAGGGCTGGAATATCTTGGAGGCCGAGCGGGTCAAGGCGCTGGTGTCCGAGGTGCGGCCGGACGGTGTGCTGCACCTGGCCGCGCAGAGCTTCGTGCCGCGCTCCTTCGAAGCGCCGCGTGAGACCCTAGAGGTGAACCTGATGGGCACCTTGAACCTGCTGCAGGCGCTGAGCGCGACGGGGTTCAAGGGGCGCATGATCTATGTGAGTAGCGGCGACGTCTACGGCCGAGTCGCCGACGAGTCGCTGCCGGTCGACGAATCCACCCCGGTCGCGCCGCGCAGCCCCTATGCGGTCAGCAAGGTTGCGGCCGAGCACCTGTG is part of the Lysobacter firmicutimachus genome and encodes:
- a CDS encoding ABC transporter ATP-binding protein; translation: MNGGALQVHRLGKAYRHWRSEWLRVASWFGLYTGVADEHWVLRDVSFSVAPGESVGIVGQNGAGKSTLLKLVTGTSRPTEGAVGVQGRVAAILELGMGFNPDLTGRQNAFHSAGLMGYSESQIAAVMPEIERFAEIGEYFDEPARTYSSGMQMRVAFSVATAIRPDVLIVDEALSVGDAYFVHKSFQRIREFREAGTTLLIVSHDAVAIQSMCDRAVLLDAGRLVLDGPPQEVFDYYNAMIADKENASIRIEASQGHVATHSGSGEAVFESVGLFDAQGQPVEFVEVGAPLTLQARVRANEKIPRLIFGYMLRDRLGQPIYGTNTDHTAQPVEGLREGDEIVFRVCFQADLGVGSYSISVALSSTETHLVKNYEWRDMAVLFTVANAAKPRFVGLAYLPASIEVQHKHGA
- a CDS encoding cystathionine gamma-synthase; its protein translation is MSQQQAKGGASKLGLGTLAIHAGQSPDPSTGAVMPPIYATSTYAQRSPGEHQGFEYSRSHNPTRFAYERCVAGLEGGSRGYAFASGLAATSTILELFDAGSHVIAMDDVYGGTYRLFERVRRRSAGLDFSWVDLSDVAAFEAAIRPETKLVWIETPTNPLLKLVDIAAIAAIARKRGLVVVVDNTFSSPILQRPLELGAHIVMHSATKYLNGHSDIVGGMAVVGDDADLAERLGFLQNAVGGIQGPFDSFLALRGLKTLHLRMKAHCENAQVLAEWLETHPAVEKVIYPGLKSHPQHALAQRQMHGYGGMISLFVKGGLDGARRMMERCELFTIAESLGGVESLVNHPAVMTHASIPPDRRAALGIADNLVRLSVGVEDAADLKAELERALSA
- a CDS encoding pyridoxal-phosphate dependent enzyme — its product is MAIHSSVLELIGNTPIVKAQRLDTGVCELYFKLESQNPGGSIKDRIGLSMIEAAEKAGKIKPGDTLVEGTAGNTGIGLALVAQQKGYKLLLVVPDKMSREKIFNLKAMGAQVVLTRSDVAKGHPDYYQDMAERIARETPGAYFINQFGNPDNPAAHEFGTGPEILAQMDGKLDAIVFGCGSSGTMTGLSRAFAKLSPSTELVLADPVGSILEEYINRGTLSDKSASWMVEGIGEDFLPPISDFTRVKRAYAISDKESFLTARELLEKEGILGGSSTGTLLAAALKYCREQTEPKKVLVFVCDTGNKYLSKMYNDYWMLDNGFIERPRHGDLRDLILRPYSQRDTVVVGPGDLLVTAYQRMKLYDVSQLPVMDGEHIIGIVDESDVLLHVYGDESRFRDPVSTAMVSKLDKIPVGEPIESLLPVFDRGHVAIVMDGERFLGLITRIDLLNFLRRRVQ
- a CDS encoding ABC transporter permease, with the translated sequence MRDLILAIWRYRFFIASSIKNDLRSRFVRSKLGGLWMIIHPLMQVLIFALILSEVLAAKLPGIDNKYAYALYLMAGMTCWSLFAETISRFLSLFVDNGNLMKKMAFPRICLPIIAAGTTLVNNVLLLLAIFAVFAVLGHFPGATALWLPLLMLLTLVLAMGFGMVLGVLNVFMRDIGQVVPVVLQALFWLTPVVYVIKALPEHYHQWFRLNPMYPLVTSYQNVLVFQKPPLLADLAWLSVWAGAFMFIGFWTFRRASPEMVDVL
- a CDS encoding YdcH family protein, whose translation is MFEERPQPEIDALIKSNPEFKQLYQRHKDLDKKVMDAELGVLPIDDTTLGQMKREKLAAKDRLVQLYEQQHH
- a CDS encoding class I SAM-dependent methyltransferase, with the protein product MTFDVGHVLRRVRNEVARLGGSPEALGGDFLDGGEDSLPRWRPVTPPLERKAAYTLGELLAYSDEAFIENAYMAILRRRPDEGGGRALTEALRSGQLTKIGALGELRWSAEGMLYQTHIDGLLVPYTFFKWSRKRLIGPALRWAHAVLRLGDMPRRAAAGEAAQSRETRELGRLVNTLSLATEARLARVESWVDAATIAAREEARTEKTLFERLARVEAWIDAQAAEKAASESREQALAPLYVRFEEAFRGAPDLIRQRALPYLGMVQAAGLGTAAAPIVDVGCGNGEWLELLRDHGLVGRGIDTNATFVQSCRARGLDAMEGDALALLASMPDESVGAVTGMHIAEHLPFPVLVQLVDECRRVIRPGGMLILETPNPENLLVASHYFYFDPTHRNPLPPLALQWLAGERGFEHVTIERLTIGREIQAPPLLPEDAAGAASINVMLSLLHAAPDYAIVARRGQ
- a CDS encoding glycosyltransferase family 4 protein; translation: MTAAAFDSTRGLLALWAWGRRQAWLQGVYRLVPQRARYKVSFELARRASRRTRFPRTESWSRPIATSTPAAPAAPAIGAGANILGYLRGQFGLAESARMYSRALLDARYPVALFDVAIDLPHGLDDRSVEAHIGDATPYSTSILFVNPDCLQPAMDLIGPARLRGKRLIACWFWELQDIPHDWLPAIELVDEIMVASEFVKDAFERVTDKPVFCVPLPLSPVPDSGLQRGDFGLPEDSFVFLCTFDFNSWVHRKNPFAVIEAFRRAFPQGRDDVQLLVKSSNGHRHPDKFLELLAASAQDPRIVVRDEVIDRAHVHALQRCADVYVSLHRAEGFGLGLAECMAMGKPVIATGWSGNVDFMDQANSCLVGYRLVPVGDGEYPHPDGALWAEADVDEAAAHMRRLADDRGYAAGLGARAAQSVAARLSPQAAAAALIARLEAGSVGGLS